A window of Leptotrichia wadei contains these coding sequences:
- a CDS encoding ATP phosphoribosyltransferase regulatory subunit, producing the protein MKNYIKNLSKKDLILLNIRKMYDSYGYKRISLPSFEEYDLYNENKDFIDRNVLTVMSPNGKLLALRPDITLSVAKKISKDQSLKYSKIYYQENTYNLTKYVGYDENEQLGIELIGKESTFLDFEIVDLAIKSLDIINEKSMITLSHARFISSIFDNLNLEYEVKEEIFDCINKKNSHDIKKILENNKFISENVKQLIYKIPELSGNLDDIEKELLKYEVNDDIKKILLELKQLNNLLFKFHKKSKIVFDFSIVKNLNYYNGIILQGYIEGFPNVILTGGRYDKLFEKFGVDTGAIGFAILTDSLKGYYKDEDKNDFEILIAYDNSDFEKLVKFVNDFQEKGLRVRTENIENFKENDSEIFNYNEKYLFKNGNLIKK; encoded by the coding sequence GTGAAAAATTATATAAAAAATTTGAGCAAGAAAGACTTAATATTGTTGAATATACGTAAGATGTATGATTCGTATGGGTATAAAAGGATTTCACTTCCTAGTTTTGAGGAATATGATTTGTATAATGAAAACAAGGATTTTATTGATAGAAACGTTTTGACTGTGATGAGTCCGAATGGGAAGTTGTTAGCTTTAAGGCCCGATATTACATTGTCAGTCGCTAAGAAAATTTCTAAGGATCAGTCTTTGAAATATAGTAAAATTTATTATCAAGAAAATACATATAATTTGACAAAATATGTGGGATATGATGAAAATGAGCAGCTGGGAATTGAGCTGATTGGGAAAGAATCTACATTTTTGGATTTTGAAATTGTGGATCTTGCAATAAAGAGTTTAGATATTATAAATGAAAAAAGTATGATTACTTTGTCACATGCTCGATTTATTTCTTCGATTTTTGATAATCTTAATTTGGAATATGAAGTGAAAGAAGAAATTTTTGATTGTATAAATAAGAAAAATAGTCATGATATAAAAAAGATATTGGAAAATAATAAATTTATTTCTGAAAATGTAAAACAATTGATTTATAAAATTCCTGAATTATCTGGAAATTTAGATGATATTGAAAAAGAACTTTTGAAATATGAAGTAAATGATGATATAAAGAAAATTTTGCTTGAACTTAAACAATTAAATAATTTACTGTTTAAATTTCATAAAAAATCGAAAATTGTATTTGATTTTTCCATCGTAAAAAATTTAAATTATTATAATGGAATTATTTTACAAGGATATATTGAAGGATTTCCAAACGTAATTTTGACTGGCGGAAGGTATGACAAATTATTTGAAAAATTTGGAGTTGACACAGGGGCAATTGGATTTGCGATTTTGACTGATAGTTTGAAGGGTTATTATAAAGATGAAGATAAAAATGATTTTGAAATATTGATTGCTTATGATAATAGCGATTTTGAAAAATTGGTAAAGTTTGTAAATGATTTTCAGGAAAAAGGACTTCGAGTGAGAACTGAAAATATTGAGAATTTTAAAGAAAATGATAGTGAAATTTTTAATTATAATGAAAAATATTTATTTAAAAACGGGAACTTAATTAAAAAATAA
- a CDS encoding NUDIX domain-containing protein: MENINFLKNHVMSLIEYEPELSKKIESILEILLKADVKNLINRKSKVHLSASAVVFKNEKCYFIRHPYLKTILLPAGHVENDEMPLDTAIREFFEETGFSAVVDKKMKNFGLIDVNVIEIPENSLKNEEEHVHIDFRYKLLLDEERERQEAELECFLLAEDEASGEFKRYYKYL, encoded by the coding sequence ATGGAAAATATAAATTTTTTAAAAAATCATGTAATGAGTTTGATAGAATATGAACCTGAATTAAGTAAAAAAATTGAAAGTATTTTGGAAATATTATTAAAGGCAGATGTAAAAAATTTGATAAATAGGAAGTCAAAGGTGCATTTGTCAGCAAGTGCGGTAGTTTTTAAAAATGAAAAATGCTATTTTATAAGACATCCTTATTTAAAAACGATTTTGTTGCCAGCGGGGCATGTGGAAAATGATGAGATGCCTTTGGATACAGCTATTCGTGAGTTTTTTGAAGAAACGGGATTTAGTGCTGTGGTTGATAAGAAGATGAAGAACTTTGGGCTGATTGATGTTAATGTGATTGAGATTCCTGAAAATTCTTTGAAAAATGAAGAAGAGCATGTTCATATTGATTTTCGGTATAAACTTTTGCTAGATGAAGAAAGAGAAAGACAGGAAGCTGAATTGGAATGCTTTTTACTAGCTGAAGATGAGGCTAGCGGGGAATTTAAAAGATATTATAAGTATTTATGA
- a CDS encoding YlmH family RNA-binding protein: MKKENFLKQFPKEQEYLASKLYNYYEIAQDYEIISFTEEFYTPNFWKKLGKKFGGVNIVCDGVFEDSDRRQIAFVPDSFIDGIDGHNNFGLNRNELQFPNKLLRISINSRFHEYLHKDFLGSLMGLNIKRELLGDLILKSDSKSKQIFGYIPVSEKIADYIVSELKQIGKATCKIEIVDIKSKNELPKYRYDDKLITIPSKRLDSIVSTITNLSRTKVIDPIEKGKVFVDYVEEKDKSKLLEIGSLITIRGFGKYKLFLDKGETRKGKERILIKKYI; encoded by the coding sequence ATGAAAAAAGAAAACTTTTTAAAACAATTTCCAAAAGAGCAGGAATATTTGGCTAGTAAATTATATAACTATTACGAAATTGCACAAGATTATGAAATTATTAGTTTTACAGAGGAATTTTACACACCGAATTTTTGGAAGAAATTAGGGAAGAAATTTGGAGGAGTGAATATTGTTTGTGATGGAGTTTTTGAGGATAGTGATAGAAGACAGATTGCATTTGTTCCTGATAGTTTTATAGACGGTATAGATGGTCATAATAATTTTGGACTTAATCGAAATGAACTTCAATTTCCAAATAAATTGTTAAGAATATCAATAAATTCAAGATTTCATGAGTATTTACATAAAGATTTTTTAGGAAGTCTTATGGGGCTTAATATAAAGAGAGAACTTTTGGGGGATTTGATTCTCAAAAGTGATAGTAAAAGTAAACAGATTTTTGGGTATATTCCAGTTTCTGAAAAAATTGCTGATTATATTGTTTCGGAATTAAAGCAGATTGGGAAAGCAACTTGTAAAATTGAAATTGTAGATATTAAAAGTAAAAATGAACTTCCAAAGTATAGATATGATGATAAATTAATTACAATTCCATCAAAGCGGTTAGATAGTATAGTTTCGACAATCACAAATCTATCTCGTACAAAAGTAATTGATCCGATTGAAAAGGGGAAAGTTTTTGTTGATTATGTGGAAGAAAAGGATAAATCTAAATTGCTTGAAATTGGTAGTTTGATTACGATTAGAGGGTTTGGGAAATATAAATTATTTCTGGATAAAGGGGAAACTAGGAAGGGGAAGGAACGGATACTTATAAAAAAATATATTTGA
- a CDS encoding YkvA family protein translates to MLKNAKKLYEKYKKIKIAAEDLKKAGKLKNNLGAVTTKFELLVRMVKSDRRGEFKIPTMDKVKIAGAIIYVISTIDAVPDILPIIGFGDDIGVVAYVISKLGNLISEYEKFEMQKKEEKSENTDWDNLRVVSED, encoded by the coding sequence ATGTTAAAAAATGCAAAAAAACTATATGAAAAATATAAAAAAATAAAAATTGCAGCAGAAGATTTAAAAAAAGCTGGAAAATTGAAAAATAATTTGGGAGCAGTTACAACGAAATTTGAACTTCTTGTGAGAATGGTGAAATCAGATAGAAGAGGAGAATTTAAGATTCCAACAATGGATAAGGTAAAAATTGCAGGAGCAATTATTTATGTTATTTCAACAATTGATGCAGTACCTGATATTTTGCCAATTATTGGATTTGGTGATGATATTGGTGTTGTAGCTTATGTAATTTCTAAATTAGGAAATTTGATTTCTGAGTATGAAAAATTTGAAATGCAAAAGAAAGAAGAAAAAAGTGAAAATACTGATTGGGATAATCTGAGAGTTGTTAGTGAAGATTGA
- a CDS encoding ABC transporter permease/substrate-binding protein, with amino-acid sequence MNKLILTFLEKKDELFSGIVEHIQISFIALIIALIIAIPLGIYLSYHKKLANIVIAINGVIQTIPSLAILALLIPIVGIGRKPAIIALILYALLPILHNTYTGITGVDPMYMVTSRALGMNKFQQLTKVQLPLAMPVIMTGVRTAAVLIIGTATLASLVGAGGLGKLILLGLDRNNNYLILLGAIPAALLAILFDFIFKQLEKLSIKKILVFLILITFACLFGSISSFNNTKKDKLIISGKLGSEPEILINIYKILIEENSKLGVELKPGLGKTSFVFNALKNGDIDIYPEFSGTAVFTFLNETPVNNNAEDVFNQAQKGMETKFKMVMLKPMKYNNTYAIAVSKKFADENNLKTISDLARVKDKIKAGFTREFNDREDGYLGLKKLYQFEIPNIKEFEPKLRYVAVQSGDINLVDAYSTDPELAQYNMVILKDDKHLFPPYQGSPMMREETLKKYPKLKKILEKLSGKISDEEMSTMNYRVSVKGEKAEDVAREYLRNAGIIKK; translated from the coding sequence ATGAATAAATTAATTTTGACTTTTTTAGAAAAAAAAGACGAACTTTTTAGTGGAATTGTAGAACATATTCAAATTTCTTTTATCGCACTAATAATTGCTCTAATTATCGCCATTCCACTAGGAATTTACTTGAGCTATCACAAAAAATTAGCGAACATTGTTATTGCGATTAACGGCGTTATTCAAACTATACCGTCTTTAGCAATTTTGGCACTTTTAATACCAATCGTTGGAATTGGAAGAAAACCAGCGATAATCGCCTTAATACTTTATGCTCTGCTTCCAATTTTACATAACACTTACACTGGTATTACTGGCGTAGATCCAATGTATATGGTAACTTCAAGAGCTTTAGGAATGAATAAATTTCAGCAACTTACAAAAGTTCAGCTTCCACTGGCTATGCCTGTAATAATGACAGGAGTTAGAACGGCTGCTGTTTTGATTATAGGAACTGCCACACTAGCTTCCCTTGTTGGAGCCGGAGGGCTTGGAAAGTTGATTTTACTTGGTCTAGATAGAAATAATAACTATTTGATTTTGTTAGGAGCGATTCCTGCTGCTTTACTTGCAATTTTATTCGATTTCATCTTTAAGCAATTGGAAAAATTGAGTATCAAAAAAATATTAGTTTTCCTAATTTTAATCACATTTGCGTGTCTTTTTGGATCAATTAGCAGTTTTAATAATACAAAAAAAGATAAATTGATAATTTCTGGAAAACTTGGTTCAGAGCCAGAAATATTGATAAATATATATAAAATTTTGATTGAAGAAAATAGTAAACTTGGCGTTGAGTTAAAACCTGGACTTGGAAAAACTTCATTCGTATTCAATGCTTTGAAAAATGGCGATATTGACATTTATCCTGAATTTTCAGGAACTGCCGTTTTCACTTTCTTAAACGAAACTCCTGTGAATAACAATGCTGAAGATGTTTTTAATCAAGCACAAAAAGGAATGGAAACTAAATTTAAAATGGTTATGTTAAAACCTATGAAATATAATAATACTTATGCAATCGCTGTTAGCAAGAAGTTTGCCGATGAAAATAACTTGAAGACGATTTCTGATTTGGCGAGAGTGAAGGATAAGATAAAAGCTGGATTTACAAGAGAATTTAATGACCGTGAAGATGGTTATCTTGGACTTAAAAAATTGTATCAGTTTGAAATTCCGAATATTAAAGAGTTTGAGCCAAAACTTCGTTATGTTGCTGTTCAAAGTGGCGATATTAACTTGGTTGACGCTTATTCTACTGACCCCGAACTTGCTCAGTATAATATGGTTATTTTAAAGGATGATAAGCATTTATTCCCACCATATCAAGGTTCTCCAATGATGCGTGAGGAAACTTTGAAAAAATATCCTAAATTGAAAAAGATTTTGGAAAAATTGAGTGGCAAAATTTCAGACGAAGAAATGTCGACAATGAATTACCGTGTTTCTGTAAAAGGTGAGAAAGCGGAAGATGTTGCGAGAGAATATTTGAGAAATGCTGGGATTATTAAAAAATAG
- a CDS encoding ABC transporter ATP-binding protein has translation MIEFINVGMTYPNGNVGLKNINLTINESEITVFIGPSGSGKTTLLKMINRLEDNTTGEVKINGKNVKDYNIHKMRWDIGYALQQVALFPHMNVEENIAIVPELKKWKKEKIDARIDELLNMVGLEPEKYRKRNPSELSGGEAQRVGIARALAADPKIILMDEPFSALDPITRANLQEDVKKLQKQIHKTIVFVTHDIEEAFLLGDKICIIQDGELVQAGTKHEIISNPKNDFVKKFIAIKKKEGEIYE, from the coding sequence ATGATAGAATTTATCAATGTTGGAATGACTTATCCAAATGGGAATGTTGGATTAAAAAATATAAACTTGACTATAAATGAGTCTGAAATTACGGTTTTTATTGGACCGTCTGGGAGTGGGAAAACTACACTTTTGAAAATGATTAATCGGTTGGAGGATAATACGACTGGGGAAGTGAAAATTAACGGAAAAAATGTAAAAGATTACAATATTCACAAAATGCGTTGGGATATTGGATATGCTTTGCAGCAAGTGGCACTTTTTCCACATATGAATGTTGAAGAAAATATTGCGATTGTGCCTGAATTGAAAAAATGGAAGAAAGAAAAAATTGATGCAAGAATTGACGAGTTATTAAATATGGTTGGACTTGAGCCTGAAAAATATCGAAAGAGAAATCCTTCGGAATTGTCTGGTGGAGAAGCACAAAGAGTTGGAATTGCAAGAGCTCTAGCTGCTGATCCAAAAATTATTTTGATGGATGAGCCGTTTAGTGCGTTAGATCCCATCACTCGTGCGAATTTACAGGAAGATGTGAAAAAACTTCAGAAACAAATTCACAAAACAATTGTTTTTGTAACTCACGACATTGAAGAAGCATTTTTATTGGGGGATAAAATTTGTATCATTCAAGACGGCGAGTTAGTTCAAGCTGGAACAAAACACGAAATAATCTCAAATCCTAAAAATGATTTTGTGAAAAAATTTATAGCTATCAAAAAGAAAGAAGGTGAAATTTATGAATAA
- a CDS encoding MarR family transcriptional regulator: protein MKSNSGFYIGRIKQVNTRLLNKFLAQKNITAFNGEQGRILHVLWENDGISNRELSKKSGLAMSSLTTMLERMEEKNLLIRKFCPSDKRKSLIFLTDYAKSLKSEYDEISDKMTEISFEGISNEERLAFEVTLEKVLHNFERAEQKFNKK, encoded by the coding sequence ATGAAATCAAACTCTGGATTTTATATAGGCAGAATAAAACAAGTAAATACTAGACTTTTGAATAAATTTTTGGCACAAAAAAATATAACGGCGTTTAATGGGGAACAAGGTCGAATCTTACATGTACTTTGGGAAAATGATGGGATTAGTAATAGAGAATTGTCAAAAAAATCTGGTCTTGCTATGAGTTCGCTTACAACGATGCTTGAGCGGATGGAAGAAAAAAATTTATTGATACGAAAATTTTGTCCGAGTGATAAACGGAAAAGTTTAATCTTTTTGACGGATTATGCAAAATCTTTGAAAAGTGAATATGATGAAATTTCTGATAAAATGACTGAAATCTCTTTTGAAGGAATTTCAAATGAGGAGAGATTAGCTTTTGAGGTGACTTTAGAAAAAGTTTTGCATAATTTTGAGAGAGCTGAACAAAAATTTAATAAAAAATAA
- a CDS encoding zinc-binding alcohol dehydrogenase family protein: MERKFMKAMVLEKPCTAEEMKIKNVPIPEVKENWILVKIRAFGINRAEIFTRQGDSPSVKLPRVIGIECVGIVEEPSNSDFKKGDKVFSMMNGMGREFDGSYAEYILIPKNQVYRLPDEKDFFKNIELKSKELLKERFSKNLEITEENIFWSEIAAYPELYYTAYGSLFKSLKLKEGETLLVRGGTGSVALAAIQLAKAINVRVIATSRSASKKQFLKEKGADEVIVGNENFDENLKKLFPDGVDKVLELIGRPTLKSSLKSVKQGGIVCMTGCLGGWIIEDFEPLVDIISESYLTSFDSTNVNKDTVNEMFDFLEKHNIKPCISKIFTLDEISLAHKYLESNNANGKVIIIVR; this comes from the coding sequence ATGGAAAGAAAATTTATGAAGGCAATGGTGCTTGAAAAACCGTGTACTGCTGAAGAAATGAAAATAAAAAATGTGCCAATTCCAGAAGTGAAAGAGAACTGGATTCTTGTGAAAATAAGGGCATTTGGAATAAATAGAGCGGAAATTTTTACTCGTCAAGGAGATTCGCCATCAGTAAAACTTCCAAGAGTAATTGGGATTGAGTGTGTCGGCATTGTGGAAGAGCCGTCTAACAGCGATTTTAAAAAAGGCGACAAAGTTTTTTCGATGATGAATGGCATGGGAAGAGAATTTGACGGAAGTTATGCAGAATATATTTTGATTCCCAAAAATCAAGTTTATAGATTGCCTGATGAAAAAGATTTTTTCAAAAATATCGAATTAAAAAGTAAAGAATTGTTAAAAGAAAGATTTTCAAAAAATTTGGAAATCACAGAAGAAAATATTTTCTGGTCAGAAATTGCAGCATATCCAGAACTTTATTATACGGCGTATGGCTCACTTTTTAAAAGTTTGAAATTAAAGGAAGGAGAAACACTTTTAGTTCGAGGTGGAACAGGTTCGGTGGCATTAGCAGCTATTCAGTTGGCAAAAGCTATCAATGTAAGAGTTATCGCTACGAGCAGAAGTGCATCTAAAAAGCAGTTTTTGAAGGAAAAAGGCGCAGATGAAGTGATTGTTGGGAATGAAAATTTTGATGAAAATTTGAAAAAATTATTCCCAGATGGCGTTGATAAAGTTTTAGAATTAATTGGAAGACCAACTTTGAAATCGTCGCTAAAATCAGTAAAGCAAGGTGGAATCGTCTGTATGACAGGATGTCTTGGAGGCTGGATAATTGAAGATTTTGAGCCGTTGGTTGATATTATTTCAGAGTCGTATTTAACTTCATTTGACAGCACAAATGTCAATAAAGATACAGTTAATGAAATGTTTGATTTTCTTGAAAAACATAATATTAAACCATGCATTTCAAAAATATTTACATTAGATGAGATTTCTTTGGCACACAAATATTTAGAATCCAATAATGCTAACGGAAAAGTCATTATCATAGTAAGGTAG
- a CDS encoding Fur family transcriptional regulator, with protein MKLTKKRQQILNLVKSSDTPVNAKFLKSKVDFDLSTVYRALEFLEKNNYIFSFDFENEKYYFKEENANFFICDSCKHIETMPEFSNEETEKEKSELKKRGFSLLSHLSIFKGKCNDCD; from the coding sequence ATGAAATTAACTAAGAAAAGGCAACAAATACTTAATCTTGTAAAGTCTTCAGACACTCCAGTAAATGCCAAGTTTTTAAAATCAAAAGTAGATTTTGACTTATCAACGGTTTATCGAGCTTTGGAATTTTTAGAGAAAAATAATTATATTTTTTCATTCGACTTTGAAAATGAAAAATATTACTTTAAGGAAGAAAATGCCAATTTTTTTATTTGTGATTCTTGTAAGCATATTGAAACTATGCCTGAATTTTCAAATGAAGAAACAGAAAAGGAAAAAAGCGAATTAAAAAAACGAGGCTTTTCACTATTGTCACATCTTTCGATTTTTAAAGGAAAATGCAACGATTGTGATTAA
- a CDS encoding metal ABC transporter substrate-binding protein → MKKLLSLLLLSALFIFSCGNKSETKKEQGTTTGTREKIVTSVPPLRWLTQKIAGDDFEVISIVQPNMNHELFEPKPSDLKILENSKVFFTYNMLGFEETISDSLNDKNKIVNVLDGVDKNLFIKGDHDHDHEHGKKEEHEHHEHEGIDPHVWFSLDMMPKIAENIKNELSKLYPDKKETFEKNYNAFITELNQVKTELSQKMASKTKKSFMIYHPALNYFLKNYAIEEISIEQEGKEPSAQQIKEIIDEAKEHNVTTILVQPQFPKQSAEAISKEIPNSKVAEFNVDKENVFENLKQFVDYLN, encoded by the coding sequence ATGAAAAAATTATTATCATTACTTTTATTATCAGCTCTGTTTATTTTTTCTTGCGGAAATAAATCAGAAACTAAAAAAGAGCAAGGAACTACTACAGGAACAAGGGAAAAAATTGTAACAAGCGTACCGCCTTTAAGATGGCTTACTCAAAAAATTGCAGGAGATGATTTTGAGGTTATTTCAATTGTGCAGCCAAATATGAATCATGAACTATTTGAGCCAAAACCTTCAGATTTGAAAATTTTGGAAAATTCAAAAGTATTTTTCACTTACAATATGTTAGGATTTGAAGAAACAATTTCTGACAGCTTAAACGATAAAAATAAAATTGTTAATGTTTTGGATGGTGTTGATAAAAATTTATTTATCAAAGGAGATCATGATCACGACCACGAACACGGTAAAAAGGAAGAACATGAACATCATGAGCATGAGGGAATTGATCCGCATGTATGGTTCTCGCTTGATATGATGCCAAAAATTGCTGAAAATATAAAAAATGAATTGTCAAAACTTTACCCAGACAAAAAAGAAACTTTTGAAAAAAATTACAATGCTTTTATCACCGAACTTAATCAAGTAAAAACAGAACTTTCACAAAAAATGGCTTCAAAAACTAAAAAATCATTTATGATTTATCACCCTGCATTAAACTATTTCCTAAAAAATTATGCCATTGAAGAAATTTCAATCGAACAGGAAGGAAAAGAACCATCAGCACAGCAAATAAAAGAAATTATCGATGAAGCAAAAGAACACAACGTAACTACAATCCTAGTTCAGCCTCAATTTCCTAAACAAAGTGCTGAAGCCATTTCAAAAGAAATTCCTAACTCAAAAGTCGCTGAATTTAACGTTGACAAGGAAAATGTCTTTGAAAATCTAAAACAGTTTGTAGATTATTTAAATTAA
- a CDS encoding metal ABC transporter ATP-binding protein, with translation MTNGQNKKLVSVKNLNFKYSNDYILNDINLDIFKGKNVAILGRNGGGKSTLVKVMLGFLRKNSGSIEFFTSENKIGYLPQIREFDTSFPINIFDLVISGLTNKNNLFRRFNNEEKKRAEILLKEFDIFHLKNKLINEVSGGQLQRALIARALISSPELIFLDEPESFLDKEFEFKLFEKIKELSDSTIVVISHELEKIYDYIDSIFVVEGSIRVYEKKEDYVCSNPYLHSHK, from the coding sequence ATGACTAACGGACAGAATAAAAAACTTGTGAGTGTAAAAAATCTTAACTTTAAATACAGCAATGACTATATTTTGAACGATATAAATTTAGATATTTTTAAAGGAAAAAATGTTGCAATTTTGGGAAGAAATGGTGGCGGAAAATCAACTTTAGTAAAAGTTATGCTTGGATTTTTGAGAAAAAATTCTGGCAGTATTGAATTTTTTACAAGTGAAAACAAAATTGGGTATTTGCCACAAATAAGGGAGTTTGACACTTCCTTTCCCATTAACATTTTTGACTTGGTAATATCGGGATTGACTAATAAAAATAATCTTTTCAGAAGATTTAACAATGAAGAAAAAAAACGTGCTGAAATACTCTTGAAGGAATTTGATATTTTTCATTTAAAAAATAAATTAATAAACGAAGTTTCTGGTGGACAGCTTCAAAGGGCATTAATTGCACGTGCCTTAATTTCTTCGCCAGAACTTATTTTTCTTGATGAGCCAGAATCATTTCTGGATAAGGAATTTGAATTTAAACTTTTTGAAAAAATAAAGGAACTGTCAGATTCGACAATCGTCGTAATTTCTCACGAACTTGAAAAAATCTACGATTACATTGATTCAATTTTTGTCGTGGAAGGCAGTATTCGAGTTTATGAGAAAAAGGAAGATTACGTGTGCAGCAATCCTTATTTACATTCACACAAATAA
- a CDS encoding metal ABC transporter permease: MEFIKIFEYAFMRNALIVGLLSSICCGIIGTYIVNKKMVFISSSISHASYGGIGIGIYLIYFFNLPIKDPLFFGLIFSILSGVLILVLKDTLHVDGDLGIGIVMSMGMAIGIIFAFLTPGYQSDMSTYLFGNILLSNTLNIILLLILDIITITFFIIFYKSIVYTSFDENFYKIHSVPVTFINYFMIILISSVIIINIKTIGIILIISILTIPQAIAASLARKYSAIIILSIIFSFIGILSGLYFSYTLNIPSGPSIIVLLTILLALVKVGGFVKGKFLN; this comes from the coding sequence ATGGAATTTATAAAAATTTTTGAATACGCCTTTATGAGAAATGCCCTTATTGTAGGGCTTCTTTCTAGTATATGCTGTGGAATAATAGGAACTTATATTGTAAATAAAAAAATGGTATTTATTTCATCAAGTATCAGCCATGCCTCTTACGGTGGTATCGGAATAGGAATTTACCTAATTTATTTCTTTAACTTGCCAATAAAAGATCCATTATTTTTTGGATTAATTTTTTCAATATTGTCAGGTGTGCTGATTTTAGTTTTAAAAGACACTCTTCACGTTGACGGTGATTTGGGAATAGGTATCGTTATGTCAATGGGAATGGCTATCGGAATTATTTTTGCCTTCTTGACGCCAGGCTATCAATCCGATATGTCAACTTATTTATTTGGAAATATCCTTTTATCCAACACCCTGAACATAATTTTACTGCTAATACTGGACATAATCACAATCACATTTTTCATCATCTTCTACAAAAGCATCGTCTACACCAGCTTTGATGAAAACTTCTACAAAATACACAGCGTCCCAGTAACCTTCATAAACTACTTTATGATAATCCTAATATCCTCCGTCATAATAATAAACATAAAGACAATAGGAATCATCTTAATAATCTCAATCCTGACAATCCCGCAGGCAATCGCAGCCTCGCTCGCAAGAAAATACTCAGCAATCATAATTCTATCCATAATTTTCTCATTTATAGGAATACTGTCAGGACTATATTTTTCCTACACGCTGAATATTCCGTCAGGCCCTTCTATTATTGTACTGCTTACGATCTTGTTGGCGTTAGTTAAGGTTGGGGGATTTGTGAAGGGGAAATTTTTGAATTAA
- a CDS encoding AAA family ATPase: protein MGFDWYIPKRYGIIERIASLIEKISEKEIDIQNPEGTIKKIRINCKKKNEKLVELLKEYDSFLIPKSENSLDISLKNIEDIIKIEEEGLSDGERIKLQYFSTLHGVLRGELKNKEYITLLFDEIESFLHPEWSRRFLYELIEELGRYEDKKFKLIFATHSPFLIADVLAKDCIYLSKNKKGKIKAEIKEDVKTFGANIIDLFKNTMFLESTFGKFATEKIKGIVHKIEKAEKYSDIKHEVDFIIGEIGEKLISNKLKSMIESKFENKYEEEKDEEYYRKKIEEYQAKLEKLGNKENNKNS, encoded by the coding sequence ATGGGTTTTGATTGGTATATTCCGAAGAGATATGGTATTATTGAAAGAATAGCTAGTCTTATAGAAAAGATATCAGAAAAAGAAATAGATATCCAAAATCCTGAAGGAACTATTAAAAAAATTAGAATTAATTGTAAAAAGAAAAATGAAAAATTAGTAGAGTTACTAAAAGAATACGATTCTTTTCTTATTCCAAAATCAGAAAATAGTTTAGACATATCTTTAAAAAATATAGAGGATATAATAAAAATAGAAGAAGAAGGATTAAGTGATGGAGAAAGAATAAAATTACAATATTTTTCAACTCTTCATGGAGTTTTAAGAGGAGAATTAAAAAATAAAGAATATATTACACTTTTATTTGATGAAATAGAAAGTTTTTTGCATCCTGAATGGAGCAGAAGATTTTTATATGAATTAATAGAAGAATTAGGAAGGTATGAAGATAAAAAGTTTAAATTGATTTTTGCAACACACAGTCCTTTTCTGATAGCAGATGTTTTAGCAAAAGACTGTATTTATTTAAGTAAAAATAAAAAAGGTAAAATTAAGGCTGAGATTAAAGAGGATGTGAAAACTTTTGGGGCTAATATTATTGATTTGTTTAAAAATACTATGTTTTTAGAATCGACTTTTGGGAAATTTGCTACTGAAAAGATTAAAGGGATAGTACATAAAATAGAAAAAGCTGAAAAGTATTCGGATATAAAACATGAGGTTGATTTTATAATAGGTGAAATTGGAGAAAAGTTAATCTCTAATAAGTTGAAATCAATGATTGAATCGAAGTTTGAAAATAAATATGAAGAAGAAAAAGATGAAGAATATTACAGAAAAAAGATAGAAGAATATCAAGCAAAACTAGAGAAATTAGGAAATAAAGAGAATAACAAGAATTCTTAA